From Acidimicrobiia bacterium:
AAAAACGCTAGCACGTTCAGGTTAAACCTGGCTCCCGTGCTAGCCATAGTATTATGGGTGTTTTTGGTGGCGCCAGCGTTCCAAGAAGCGCACAACACCAACATCACCCACCACAACAACGCTGCTGTTGCGCTCACAGCAGCACCGTAACCAAACCGGTCTGGAAACGGTTGGGGTTTGTGACACACCAATATTTTTGTGTTTGTCTCTAAACCTCAACCGTTTTTTTAATTATAAACCTGGGGGTTGTGCTGGTTTGGTTTAGGAGCGTGGAGAGTTGTTGTGTGGCGGTGTTGTCCAACGGGACCAGCGTTGGTTGTGTTTTCGGTGCCGGTCAACAAAAACAGCGGCAACTAGCACCGCAAGAAACAGCCACACTACCCAAAACGGTTTCGAGGTGGTGGTAGGGGTGTCCCACATGATTGTCAGCTCGCCCGTGGTATTGTTCTCAACCCGGCGTTTCACAACCGTCACATTTTTTGTGGTGGTAACATCAAACCCATTCGGGTTCCCTATTTGTGCTGGTGGTCCTGGTGTTTCAACAGACACTTCTAATAGCATGGATGCTACCAGTGTTTCCCCTACGATTGTTGGTTCATACACATCTGAGGTTTCTACGGCTTCTAGGATGCTTTGTTGTAGCTGTGTTGGGGGTACCAGTCCCAACGTTATCTGCCGTTTTTCAGGTTCAACTAAAACGTGTTCAACACCGCTCAACCCAGAGGGTGGGAGCACCACATTGGGGGGTGTGTTGGCCACAAACCGGAAACGGTCCCCGCTGGTAGTGACTGACAGCTGGTTTTGTTGATATCCGTGTTCAACAAACAAGGCCGTCAAAGTTTCTATTGTTTCTAGGTTGTTGAACGTTTCGGTTGCTTCGCCAGAAGTTTCCAACACCAACTGGTGGTTAAAGTAGGGCGGCTCGTTAATGTTTACAACTAGCCTGGTTTGTAGCCCTACATCACACCCGGCAACAAACAACATTACAAACAGTGACGCTACCACAGCTAGACACCGGTTTTTTGGTGGGAGCATCGTGTTACCCGTAGAGTCCTGTAGTCATCTGTGTTGTTTTCAACGTGATTTCTCTTGATATTGTTTCTTTATAGTTTTGGGTGGCGTCTCTCGCTGCGGTAACAACCGCTAAAAGCTGTTCCACTACCAACAGTTGCTGTTGGACTTCGCTAACACCAGGATCAAGAGTAACAAGGTCTTCTATCTCTGGTTTTGTTAACGTTTTGGTACGTTCCTCTACCGGTGTCTGTAACCAGGTTTTTCGGGCGGTTACTCTTGCTTGGGCTTTAACTACCTCATAGTCATGTTTTAACGCTACCGCCAAAGCGTTTAACAGCCCTAACATTTCTATGATCCGGGCCCCTTCTGCTGCCCACCAGCCTGACTCGTTTGAGAGTTGTAACGGTGTTAAGTTACCTAGTTCTGTTTTGAACGGGCGGCGGGGTTCTATGTTGCGGTGAGCGTCTGTGGTCCAAAGACCAAGCGCCCGTGCTTGTCGCGCTAATTCGGTACCACCATCGATCCTGCTTAACGCTTCCCGCAACGTGCGTGTCATATTCGCAGCCGAATCCGCAACAAATTTTGTGTTACTACTAGCCACAGAAGTGTTCATAGTGTTGATAGTGCCAGTATTTCTACACGTGACACACACCACGAACCTAGTGGGGATTAGTGATGGTTGGTACACGGTAACAGTCACAAATCTGCTGGTTGTTTATCGTGGAAAGGTTACCGGCCAATGGTGTTTAAAGATAACAAGTTTTGGGGTTGGCGTACTTTAGTTGTGTTTCTGGTTTTTGGTGTTGTTGCCCCGCTAGTTGCAACATCACCTGTAGAGGCGGTACCAGTATCGCCGGAACATTCAGCGGAACAAGAGTTTTTAGGGTTGTTAAACCGTGACCGGCTCGCTGCGGGACTACCAGGTTTGGTGTTCCATGAAGGGGCCGCTACCAAAGCCCGGAACTGGTCGGCGCATATGGCTGACAACCTGGGCTATTTGGAACACACCACAACATTGTCACAAGACACAGCAAAGATCGCTCCGCAGTGGCGGCGGGCTGGTGAAAACATTGGTCGTGGCGCGACCCCCGGATCGTTACATGTGGCGTTTATGAACTCTCCCGGCCATAAACGTAACGTGCTGGGCGAGTTTAACCAGGTAGGTATCGGGGTTGTTTATCGAGGTTCCACATTGTGGGTAACGTTCCGTTTCATCCAAAACGGTGACCCCACCCCAACAGCACCACAATCAACGTTTAACGCTATCCAAGCTGAAATGGTGTGGCTTTACCAAGCGTTTTTTAACCGGGCGCCTGACACGAACGGGTTAGCATATTGGGTACAAGCACGACTCAACGGGCTTTCCCCACAAAAAATAGCTGACCTGTTCGCAGAGTCTGCCGAGTTCAAATCAGATTACCGAAACACCAGCAACGATGCTTATGTGACACGGATCTACAACAACATTTTAGGACGTGACCCCGACCCAGGTGGCAAAGCCCACTGGTTAAAATCTTTAAACGCAGGCTATTCACGATCCTGGCTGGTCTACCAGTTTTCTATAGCACCAGAGTTCCGTAACCTAAAACCGTTAAACTAACCACATCGCTAAACACCTAACAAGCTACAGCACTAGGTTGTTAGGTGTTGTCTTAACACAACAATAACCCCTAAAGAACCACCTCAGCCGTGACATGTGTGTGGTGTTCCTAGGGGGCCACACTTTTTGGTTGGCCCAGCTGATTTCTAGGAGGAAGGTTTATGCAACACCAAAACTTGTTGTTAGATGAACTTAAAGCTGCGACGCTAGCCAGCTACAAACCCCAAACCGGCGAAACTATCCGCCAAGGTTTAGAAGCTATCCCGACCGGGATACCAGCCCTAGATGATGCTTTAGTTACCGGCGGTTTCCCTACCAACCATATTGTCGAACTTTTTGGGGAACCTGCCGGTGGTAAAACCACCCTAGCTTTAGCAGCAGCACAAAACTGTCAACGTTTAGGCGGTAACGTCGGCTATATAGACACAGAACACAGTTTCCCGGTGGGTTTGGCCCACAACCTGGGCCTCGACTCTAAAGCGTTGCTCATAACCCAACCTGACAGTGGGGAAGACGCTGTTGAGCAAACACTATTCATGCTCACCTCCAAAACGTTTGACCTGCTCATAGTAGACTCTGTGACAGCGTTGAACCCTACCCGCAACGTTGAACATTCCCGGTTTGTGAAACAGTTCCTAACAAAAGTCGCTGACACTATAACTACTAGCGGGTGTAGCGTTGTGTTAACAAACCAAACCCGTGCAACGCTACGAAACCCTGGGGCAACAGAACGTTCAACAGGTGGGAACGTGACCGCCTATTACACCACCATCAGAATAAAACTAGCCACATCAAACATGTCTGGGCTTTACAACCCTCAACAACCAGCTGAACAGATCGGTAGCCGTGTAGAAGCCACCATAGTAAAAAACCGGTTAGGTACACCTGTCACCGTGGAATACGGTATGGCCTTCCAACACGCAATATTCCCCTAAACCACACCAACCTACCCCAGCTAAACACTTTTTGAGAAGCTCTACCCACAGCTAACACCCCTCACACAACCCCCCAGTTTGGAAAGTGTTCAGAACCCGTACCGTGTGACAAGACCGGCAAAGCTGTGTGGCACGACCGGCAAAGCTGACACTCTTGTAACACACCATTGGTTGGTGATGTAGCCCCTATAGCTCAGTTGGTAGAGCAGTTGACTTTTAATCAATCGGTCGCAGGTTCGAACCCTGCTGGGGGCACTAACCACAACACAGCTGTTACACAGCTGCTGTGCTCGGGTTGGGTTGGGGATCCCACAGTTTTTGGTTGAATGCGAGAAACCCAAAAACTGAACAGTGGCAGGAGTGTTGCAACTTGTTAACGTAACAAAAGTTTACAGTGAAACGAAACCGGCCGTACAAGACCTGTCTTTAGATATTGTGGAAGGTTCTCTCACGTTCCTTATCGGCCCGTCAGGGTCGGGTAAAACCACGTTGCTAAAACTTTTTTCCCGCGAGTTGTTAGCGGACAGCGGTCAAGTGTTCGTGGCAGGGTTAGATGTGGGAATGTTATGGCCCCGCCAGCTTCCTAAACTGAGACGTCTCGTAGCTGTCATCCACCAAAACTATCCGTTACTACATCAACGTAACGTTGCTGACAACCTACGTTTTGCGTTGTTCTCAGCAGGTTGGCCAAAACACCAAATCAACCATCGGGTTGAAGAACAACTAGCTTTCGTGGGGTTAGCTTCCTACCATCACCGCTACCCGCACGAACTTTCAGGCGGTGAAAAACAACGAGTTGCTATAGCTAGAGCAATAGCTGTGGCCCCGGCTGTGTTGTTAGCTGATGAACCTACCGGGAACCTCGACCCAGACGCTTCCCGTAGCGTCACCCAACTTTTAGCCCAAATAGCTGCTAAAGGCACCACTGTTGTTATGGCTACTCATAACACCGACCTTTTGGACCAAACCCCTGGCCGGGTAGTTGAGCTATCCCAAGGAACAATTGTGAGGGACGACATCCGAGGCCGTTACCAACTCAACAACCACCAACTACTGTCATGATAGACAACAAACATGATCGGATAGAACAAATTTTTTCTGTCCCACCAACCCTTGAAAACAACAACAAGGTTGTGGGGGACACAACCGGGCAACGTTCGCTGTTACATAACATGTTAGCTTACCATGTTACACCTGTGTTAAAAGGTTTGCAGGCAACGTTACCGTTAGCTTCTGCTGTGATGCTAGCAGTGTTTGTTACCGCCACACTGATCGGTACTTCAGTGTTAGTACAAACTGGTGTTAACAATGCTCTTATCCGGTGGCGTGACGGTGTTGAAACAATCATTTTTTTGGAACCTCACGTCACTCAAGATGTGGCGGCAGACATTGGGGCGCAACTTTCCCAAAACCCGCTTGTTGAACGGTTCTACTATGTTAACACTGAAGAGACCTACACCGAGTTCCGGCAACTATTCCACGACTCCCCCGAACTTTTAGAAGGGGTCACCCCACAAAGTTTACCTACCTCATGGCGAGTAACTCCTAAAGCAGGGTCAACTCTTACAGATATCGAAACAATAGGGGAAACGTTCAAAACCCAGCCTGGGGTTTACAGCGTTTCCTACGCTTCAGCAGCGGTACAGTCCGTGTTTAACATCGCTAAACTAGTTTCGTTTATCTTAGGAGCTATTGCCACTATTGTTGGTATAACCACAGTGCTAATGTTGTGGGCTGCTACCAAAGCTAGTGTCGCTGCTCGTGCCCAAGAAGTTGCGGTGATGCGTTCCGTTGGGGCTTCCCGCATAGCTATACGGACCCCGTTCATAACAGAAGGTGTGCTAGTAGCATCCCTGGGGGCCCTAGGGGCTATAGCGGTAACACGGCTCACCATAAACATTTTGGAACAGGTCACACGAAACCTTTCAGGAGACCTTGTACTTCTTTCAACGTTTCGTGTCACCCCACCCCAGTTTTGGTGGACGGTAGGACCTATTAGCGTAACAATCATAACTTTAGCTGCTGGGGTTACCTGGGCTGCTACCAACAGTTTTGTTACCGATAGACACCAACGCATCCCTGTGTACAGATATCGCCGCCAACAAAACACCAAATAGTTTTCACTCGGCACCAAACGCTTTTAACACAGGTCGCTGGTTGCGTCCCAAAACGTTGAAGACACAATCACAACCCAACCCCCGAAACACGTTTTTGGGTAACAAACATTCCAAGAGGTTTACCAAACCATGCAAAACGACCAACCCACAAACAACTCTACTAGCAACACAACCGTAACAGAACCCCCAGAACCACCTCCCACCACAACAGATAACGAAACTGTTGCGGTAACCGGCCCCCACAAAGATGAAACCCCCCAAGTCGGGCCCAACGGTGAACGCCCGATCCAAATCGTGATCTTTGTAGGCGACGCGCCGTCTGTGCCGCCCTATGTGAAAACCGCTGACCTAAACACCACCGAAACACACACCCCCAACGACACCACTGAGAACAATGAGGGTGACAACGCTGCTACTAGCTATCCACCACAACCCCCTGTTGTACAGGCCTTAGAAAACACCGGGTTAAGCCCTTCTGATCTTAGAACACGGGTCCAGTTCCATATAGGTCCCAACGTCCCGATAGAAACAGCGATAGAAGCCTATGTGGCGGCTTCTACTTTAGCGGGCCGGCGTTTAAACGTTGTTGTAAACAACACGGTGATCGATATCGAAACTCTTGACAGCCAAGCCCGTAAAGCAGCCCAAAGTATTGACGCACGCCAAACTATCGACGTTATCCAAGTAGGGGCTGAACATCCCACGATTTTAAGTGTTGATGGTGAACGTTTAACGATGGAAGACACCACACAAATTGTTGCTGCGAAAACTTGTCGGTTGGTGTTAAACCCTGACCCTGCTACCGCAGTAGCCCAGTTTGTTTTAATAGCAGGGCTTCGCAATAAGGGCACCCTCGAACGTTTCCCTTACCTAGCCACCACCGCCGATTTTGACAACACGACAGATGAAACTGTTACCTTAACTAACAACCGTTTAGATCACATTAGACGTGCCGCTATGCTGTTACGCCGCGAAACCCGATCTGAGGACCGTACAGCTATTGTAGAACCGCTAACACTTTCTACAAGGCAACGAAAACTAGTCGCCGCTG
This genomic window contains:
- a CDS encoding ATP-binding cassette domain-containing protein, which translates into the protein MLQLVNVTKVYSETKPAVQDLSLDIVEGSLTFLIGPSGSGKTTLLKLFSRELLADSGQVFVAGLDVGMLWPRQLPKLRRLVAVIHQNYPLLHQRNVADNLRFALFSAGWPKHQINHRVEEQLAFVGLASYHHRYPHELSGGEKQRVAIARAIAVAPAVLLADEPTGNLDPDASRSVTQLLAQIAAKGTTVVMATHNTDLLDQTPGRVVELSQGTIVRDDIRGRYQLNNHQLLS
- a CDS encoding permease-like cell division protein FtsX, with the translated sequence MLAVFVTATLIGTSVLVQTGVNNALIRWRDGVETIIFLEPHVTQDVAADIGAQLSQNPLVERFYYVNTEETYTEFRQLFHDSPELLEGVTPQSLPTSWRVTPKAGSTLTDIETIGETFKTQPGVYSVSYASAAVQSVFNIAKLVSFILGAIATIVGITTVLMLWAATKASVAARAQEVAVMRSVGASRIAIRTPFITEGVLVASLGALGAIAVTRLTINILEQVTRNLSGDLVLLSTFRVTPPQFWWTVGPISVTIITLAAGVTWAATNSFVTDRHQRIPVYRYRRQQNTK
- a CDS encoding ATPase domain-containing protein, which translates into the protein MQHQNLLLDELKAATLASYKPQTGETIRQGLEAIPTGIPALDDALVTGGFPTNHIVELFGEPAGGKTTLALAAAQNCQRLGGNVGYIDTEHSFPVGLAHNLGLDSKALLITQPDSGEDAVEQTLFMLTSKTFDLLIVDSVTALNPTRNVEHSRFVKQFLTKVADTITTSGCSVVLTNQTRATLRNPGATERSTGGNVTAYYTTIRIKLATSNMSGLYNPQQPAEQIGSRVEATIVKNRLGTPVTVEYGMAFQHAIFP
- a CDS encoding DUF4214 domain-containing protein; its protein translation is MVFKDNKFWGWRTLVVFLVFGVVAPLVATSPVEAVPVSPEHSAEQEFLGLLNRDRLAAGLPGLVFHEGAATKARNWSAHMADNLGYLEHTTTLSQDTAKIAPQWRRAGENIGRGATPGSLHVAFMNSPGHKRNVLGEFNQVGIGVVYRGSTLWVTFRFIQNGDPTPTAPQSTFNAIQAEMVWLYQAFFNRAPDTNGLAYWVQARLNGLSPQKIADLFAESAEFKSDYRNTSNDAYVTRIYNNILGRDPDPGGKAHWLKSLNAGYSRSWLVYQFSIAPEFRNLKPLN